One genomic window of Halovivax cerinus includes the following:
- a CDS encoding DUF5518 domain-containing protein: MGGLLAGYLAQRNARKPASAGIGAGILGGVPAYVWLSSQLIRTATAWPSPFGVVAIFLISIPVLLVVAALPGWIGGIVGGWATTTFGSPRAAASRRYSSEVRAQPHYGSLDRSSGDERRTEMPDGCRRCTEGR, translated from the coding sequence GTGGGAGGCCTACTCGCGGGTTACCTCGCCCAGCGAAACGCTCGGAAGCCTGCGAGTGCGGGTATCGGTGCGGGGATACTCGGTGGCGTACCGGCGTACGTCTGGCTGTCATCCCAGTTAATTCGGACGGCCACGGCGTGGCCATCGCCGTTCGGTGTCGTCGCCATATTTTTGATCTCGATTCCGGTACTCCTCGTCGTTGCCGCGTTACCGGGTTGGATTGGCGGCATCGTCGGTGGGTGGGCGACCACGACGTTCGGGAGCCCGCGAGCCGCTGCCAGTCGGCGATACTCGTCGGAGGTACGCGCACAACCCCACTACGGCTCGCTCGACCGATCGTCAGGGGATGAACGCAGAACGGAGATGCCGGATGGCTGCCGACGTTGTACGGAAGGACGCTGA
- a CDS encoding methyltransferase domain-containing protein has protein sequence MTARRTPVRHRVSPHRYPHSQASERFAGRGNPRVGLPPPEQVEQATDLAVRNGFHNVSFREGYIEDLPFEDAPFDVVISNGVINLSAEKARVFEEARRVLRPGGQIVLADIVSDRQLPESVKADADLWAACIGGAEQVDSYTSLVEAAGFEVQEVTENTRYEFVSDRAANACQKYGVKSISVRASTSST, from the coding sequence ATGACAGCCAGACGTACGCCGGTACGCCACCGAGTATCCCCGCACCGATACCCGCACTCGCAGGCTTCCGAGCGTTTCGCTGGGCGAGGTAACCCGCGAGTAGGCCTCCCACCGCCCGAACAGGTCGAGCAGGCCACCGATCTGGCGGTGCGGAACGGCTTTCACAACGTCAGCTTCCGAGAGGGATACATCGAGGACCTGCCCTTCGAGGATGCACCGTTCGACGTCGTGATCTCGAACGGCGTCATCAACCTCTCCGCGGAGAAAGCACGGGTGTTCGAGGAGGCACGTCGTGTCCTTCGGCCGGGCGGGCAGATAGTGCTCGCGGACATCGTCAGCGACCGACAGCTGCCCGAGAGCGTCAAAGCCGACGCGGATCTCTGGGCGGCCTGCATCGGCGGGGCCGAACAGGTCGACAGCTACACCTCGCTCGTCGAAGCCGCCGGATTCGAGGTACAGGAAGTCACCGAGAACACGCGGTACGAGTTCGTCTCCGACCGAGCGGCGAACGCGTGTCAGAAGTACGGTGTGAAGAGCATCTCGGTGCGCGCCAGCACGTCTTCGACGTGA
- a CDS encoding amidohydrolase, with protein sequence MTDGDSQFEELGVELHSKRRTFMAATGAGLGILGTNSAAARRETTDDPTPTDERRRTVAGNARFADTVLFNGQILTVDDAFSVADGVAIRDGRFVAVGGRGDVKRLAGPNTEEIDLGGRTVVPGLVDSHLHMLSVGLDLAKADLFDARSVADVIAVVEAEAQETPAGEWVQTSSSWHEGQLDEKRLPTRDDLDPVSPDNPVFVPRGGHVCTVNSAALDLAGIDASTDDPAGGTIVRDPDTGEPTGVLLETARDLVEGLIPEPTREERKAAIPRAMGELNARGVTAALEPGLSIADMRAYMEFRTTGTPTVRTDMLARVHSIDDVDAATSHYARGFGDGMLKVGGMKYLIDGGVEGAALHEPYEIVDGVQEDPTYRGHLILPPGGRDEYREMLELAADRGFQVQTHAVGDRAIDLVMEEYAAVDESVDVGDLRWAVMHNFLPTEWSMEQMAALDVVATVQNHPTRLGFNQLEWWGDDRGNYAIPIRDLLDAGVAVAGGTDANVVPWRPFESLWWMVTRQTVGAGTLGADQAISREEALRLWTIGSAYAMHWEDEIGSIEPGKLADLAVLDTDYLRCAADDIVDVSVDMTMVGGDIVHRT encoded by the coding sequence ATGACCGATGGAGATTCCCAATTCGAAGAACTCGGCGTCGAACTGCACAGCAAGCGGCGGACGTTCATGGCCGCGACGGGTGCCGGCCTGGGCATACTCGGAACCAACTCGGCCGCGGCCCGGCGTGAGACAACGGACGATCCTACCCCAACTGACGAACGGCGCAGGACCGTCGCCGGGAACGCCCGGTTCGCGGACACGGTACTCTTCAACGGGCAGATCCTCACCGTCGACGACGCGTTCTCGGTCGCCGATGGCGTCGCGATCCGCGACGGCCGGTTCGTCGCCGTCGGCGGCCGCGGGGACGTAAAGCGGCTCGCGGGACCGAACACCGAAGAGATCGATCTCGGCGGGCGCACGGTCGTCCCCGGGCTGGTCGACTCGCACCTGCACATGCTGTCGGTCGGGCTGGACCTCGCGAAAGCGGATCTCTTCGACGCGCGGAGCGTGGCCGACGTGATCGCCGTCGTCGAGGCCGAGGCCCAGGAGACGCCGGCAGGCGAGTGGGTCCAGACCTCCTCGAGCTGGCACGAGGGGCAGCTCGACGAGAAGCGCCTCCCGACCCGTGACGACCTGGATCCCGTCTCGCCGGACAACCCTGTCTTCGTCCCCCGCGGCGGGCACGTCTGTACGGTGAACAGCGCCGCGCTCGACCTGGCCGGCATCGACGCGAGCACGGACGACCCAGCGGGCGGGACGATCGTCCGGGATCCCGACACCGGCGAGCCGACCGGCGTCCTGCTGGAGACGGCCCGCGATCTCGTCGAAGGGCTCATCCCGGAGCCGACGCGCGAGGAGCGAAAGGCCGCCATCCCGCGCGCGATGGGAGAACTCAACGCCCGCGGCGTCACCGCGGCCCTCGAACCAGGGCTGTCGATCGCCGACATGCGCGCGTACATGGAGTTCCGGACGACCGGGACCCCGACTGTCCGCACCGACATGCTCGCCCGCGTTCACTCCATCGACGACGTCGACGCGGCGACGAGCCACTACGCCCGGGGCTTCGGCGACGGCATGCTGAAGGTCGGCGGGATGAAGTACCTGATCGACGGCGGGGTGGAAGGCGCGGCGTTGCACGAGCCGTACGAGATCGTCGACGGCGTCCAGGAGGACCCGACCTATCGAGGCCACCTGATCCTCCCGCCCGGCGGGCGCGACGAGTACCGCGAGATGCTCGAGCTCGCGGCCGATCGGGGCTTCCAGGTGCAGACCCACGCCGTGGGCGACCGCGCGATCGACCTCGTGATGGAGGAGTACGCGGCCGTCGACGAATCGGTCGACGTCGGTGACCTCCGGTGGGCGGTGATGCACAATTTCCTCCCGACGGAGTGGAGTATGGAGCAGATGGCGGCGTTAGACGTCGTCGCGACCGTCCAGAACCACCCGACTCGGCTCGGCTTCAACCAGCTCGAGTGGTGGGGCGACGACCGCGGCAACTACGCGATTCCGATCCGTGACCTGCTCGATGCCGGCGTCGCGGTCGCCGGCGGAACGGACGCGAACGTCGTCCCCTGGCGGCCGTTCGAGTCGCTCTGGTGGATGGTCACGAGGCAAACGGTCGGCGCCGGCACCCTCGGCGCGGATCAGGCCATCTCCCGCGAGGAGGCGCTCCGGCTGTGGACGATCGGCAGCGCGTACGCGATGCACTGGGAGGACGAGATCGGCTCGATCGAACCCGGGAAACTGGCCGATCTCGCCGTCCTCGACACCGACTACCTACGATGTGCCGCAGACGACATCGTCGACGTCTCGGTCGATATGACGATGGTCGGCGGGGATATCGTCCACCGGACGTAA